A window of Armatimonadota bacterium contains these coding sequences:
- a CDS encoding glutathione peroxidase — translation MKAALISIPILIAFAGVAYALLPKQTTPKNMKDSTLADFKAKDIMGEEVALKKYVGKTVLIVNVASKCGNTPQYAGLEALYEKYKDQGLVVLGFPCNQFGGQEPGTEAQIKEFCESTYHVKFPMFAKVDVKGENADPIYKWLVHSTSNQNDVEWNFAKFLVGKDGKTVTRFGARTQPESEEVVAAIEKSLAE, via the coding sequence ATGAAAGCCGCTTTGATCTCCATCCCTATCTTGATCGCTTTTGCGGGCGTCGCCTATGCGCTCCTGCCAAAACAGACGACACCAAAGAATATGAAGGATTCCACCTTGGCCGACTTCAAAGCCAAAGACATCATGGGAGAAGAAGTTGCGCTGAAAAAATATGTCGGCAAAACCGTCCTCATCGTCAACGTCGCCAGCAAATGCGGGAACACCCCGCAATATGCTGGGCTTGAAGCGCTTTACGAAAAATACAAGGATCAAGGATTGGTCGTGCTTGGGTTCCCGTGCAACCAGTTCGGCGGCCAAGAGCCCGGAACCGAAGCCCAGATTAAGGAATTCTGCGAATCCACCTATCACGTCAAATTTCCGATGTTCGCAAAAGTCGATGTGAAAGGCGAAAACGCCGACCCGATCTACAAGTGGCTGGTTCATTCCACAAGCAACCAAAACGACGTGGAGTGGAACTTTGCCAAATTCTTGGTTGGCAAAGATGGAAAGACCGTGACCCGCTTCGGCGCCCGGACTCAACCGGAATCGGAAGAAGTGGTAGCGGCGATTGAAAAATCGTTGGCCGAGTAA
- a CDS encoding DUF1592 domain-containing protein: MRTAPILPTLAVFAFLGAVWAPTKGEPSPQDPYSSLDKQYKADVGKLFDTYCMDCHSGKNPPAGLDFEKFTSAKSVAGAPKLFQKVVQNIRSQVMPPMDPSPTLDERNRMADWIFRALSLDGTAEQPGRVTIRRLNRTEYNYVLRDLLYIDGDFSKDFPSDDVGYGFDNIGDVLTLTPLHIDMYLKAARSAVEKAVVVAKPKIRTASLEKGRYAEPNRMAEDGFVFLTNGDFVYDFPDCAPGDYELRLAMGASAIAVGPAIVEVYINRQLLQRIQITKPGLNDIGIPIRLPAGTATVGLRFTNDYYNANDPNPDRRDRNVLLQAMTLDGPQGLSGEIPDSHRRLLIAFPTATKNHMAAAREVLDRFASRAYRRPVTADESNRLLAIYQLVRDNGDTYEQGIRIGMEAVLVNPNFLFRVELDSSAGPRELSGIELASRLSFFLWRSMPDETLAKLGESGQLKDPKTLVAQVNRMLADPKAVRFSQDFSSQWLEIGRLAEHTADPAQFPGFDDQLKGDMAQEVTLYFQDMLANSRPVTEFLEGKSTYLNFRLARHYQIPGDFDEVFRRVDVSANHRGGILGMGALLTATSNPNRTSPVKRGKFIMDQLLGSGPPPPPPNVGVLDESKEAITSTRIRERLAQHRKDPACASCHRPLDGYGFTLENFDAVGVFRTQDGSFPVDAAGELPGGRSAVGLDGLKGELRSRNMDFVRTLTGKLLMFSLGRGMTPSDEVWANAVAKKLGKDATLPKIITEIILSDSFRKRPAKQAVQ, translated from the coding sequence ATGCGCACCGCCCCAATTCTCCCCACCCTTGCGGTTTTCGCGTTCTTAGGGGCGGTTTGGGCCCCGACAAAAGGGGAGCCGAGCCCCCAAGATCCGTATTCGTCGCTAGACAAGCAGTATAAGGCCGATGTCGGCAAGTTGTTCGACACGTACTGCATGGACTGCCACTCGGGCAAAAATCCGCCAGCCGGCCTGGATTTTGAAAAATTCACCTCGGCGAAATCGGTGGCCGGCGCGCCAAAGCTGTTCCAAAAAGTCGTCCAGAACATCCGCAGCCAGGTGATGCCCCCGATGGATCCCTCGCCCACTTTGGATGAGCGGAACCGCATGGCGGACTGGATCTTTAGGGCCCTGAGCTTGGACGGCACTGCCGAGCAGCCGGGCCGAGTCACGATCCGGCGGCTCAACCGGACGGAATACAACTACGTGCTCCGAGACCTGCTGTACATCGACGGTGATTTCAGCAAAGATTTCCCGAGCGACGATGTCGGCTACGGGTTCGACAACATCGGCGACGTCTTGACATTGACCCCCCTCCACATCGACATGTATTTGAAAGCGGCTCGGTCGGCCGTTGAAAAGGCGGTTGTGGTGGCCAAACCGAAAATCCGGACAGCCTCCCTGGAAAAAGGCCGGTATGCCGAGCCGAACCGCATGGCTGAGGACGGGTTCGTGTTTTTAACGAACGGTGACTTTGTCTATGACTTCCCCGATTGCGCCCCTGGCGATTACGAGTTGCGGCTCGCGATGGGGGCTTCGGCGATTGCGGTCGGGCCGGCGATCGTCGAGGTTTACATCAACCGACAGCTCCTCCAGCGGATCCAGATCACCAAACCGGGTTTGAACGATATCGGGATCCCAATCCGGCTCCCGGCCGGGACGGCCACGGTCGGCCTGCGCTTCACCAACGACTATTACAACGCCAACGATCCCAACCCTGACCGCCGGGATCGCAACGTGCTGCTGCAAGCGATGACGTTGGATGGGCCGCAAGGCCTTTCCGGGGAAATCCCGGATTCCCACCGGCGCCTGTTGATCGCTTTTCCGACGGCAACCAAAAACCACATGGCGGCCGCTCGGGAGGTTCTGGACCGGTTTGCCTCGCGGGCCTATCGAAGGCCGGTCACCGCTGACGAATCTAACCGGCTTTTGGCCATCTATCAACTTGTGCGGGACAACGGTGACACTTATGAGCAGGGCATCCGAATCGGCATGGAGGCCGTGCTCGTCAACCCCAACTTCTTGTTCCGGGTTGAGTTGGATTCTTCTGCCGGCCCTCGGGAGCTCAGCGGGATCGAACTGGCGTCTCGGCTTAGCTTCTTCCTTTGGCGGTCGATGCCGGACGAAACCTTGGCCAAGCTTGGCGAAAGTGGTCAATTGAAAGACCCCAAGACCTTGGTTGCCCAAGTTAACCGGATGTTGGCCGACCCAAAGGCCGTCCGGTTTTCCCAGGACTTCTCCTCACAATGGCTCGAGATTGGGAGACTGGCCGAGCACACGGCCGATCCCGCTCAATTCCCCGGGTTCGATGATCAGCTTAAAGGCGACATGGCCCAGGAGGTCACGTTGTATTTCCAAGATATGTTGGCAAACAGCCGTCCGGTCACGGAGTTCCTCGAAGGAAAATCGACATACCTGAACTTCCGGCTTGCGCGGCATTACCAAATCCCCGGCGACTTCGACGAAGTGTTCCGCCGGGTCGACGTCTCGGCCAACCATCGAGGCGGGATCCTGGGAATGGGGGCCTTGCTCACGGCGACCAGCAACCCAAACCGGACTTCCCCGGTCAAACGGGGCAAGTTCATCATGGATCAACTTTTGGGCTCTGGCCCCCCGCCACCCCCGCCAAACGTCGGCGTGCTCGACGAAAGCAAAGAAGCGATCACCTCAACCCGGATCCGTGAGAGGCTGGCCCAACACCGGAAGGATCCCGCTTGTGCCAGCTGCCACCGCCCGTTGGACGGCTACGGGTTCACGCTCGAGAATTTCGATGCGGTCGGGGTCTTCCGCACGCAAGATGGGTCATTCCCCGTCGATGCGGCGGGGGAACTGCCCGGGGGGCGGTCGGCCGTTGGGTTAGACGGGCTCAAGGGTGAACTCAGGAGCCGGAACATGGACTTCGTACGCACGCTGACGGGGAAACTTTTGATGTTCTCGCTCGGGCGCGGCATGACGCCGAGTGACGAGGTTTGGGCGAATGCGGTTGCCAAAAAGCTCGGAAAAGACGCCACCCTGCCAAAAATCATCACAGAAATTATCCTGAGCGATTCGTTCCGGAAACGACCAGCCAAACAAGCCGTACAATGA
- a CDS encoding DUF1552 domain-containing protein — translation MDQKISRRTILRGAGALVSLPFLESVAPRAAFGSTVPSRPVRMAFMFVPNGINMDHWRPAAPGRLGELPSTLTSLNGLKSEFSVISGLSQMKAFANGDGPGDHARSAATWLTGVQARKTAGTDIQCGISVDQVAANELGKLTKFASLELGCERGALAGNCDSGYSCAYSSAISWRSENTPNSKEANPRVLFERLFGSPDDIETAEARAKRQKYDLSILDFVSQDAEALHKKLGTRDQQKVEEYFSSIRDIEARLKNYESQAKQMNLDGLQVPRGTPQDRGEHIRLMGDMMVLAFQADLTRISTFMFANEGSNRAYKELGIADGHHDISHHGNAEDKLAKKAQIDRYHLDQFAYILDRMSKIDDGNGTLLDNSLILFGGGISDGNRHNHDDLPLILAGRGGGGVPVGQHLVYNNRTPLTNLFLNMLDKVGVRMDHLGDSTGKLQGLF, via the coding sequence ATGGATCAAAAGATCAGCCGACGCACCATTCTCCGGGGAGCCGGGGCCTTGGTTTCACTGCCGTTTTTGGAAAGTGTCGCCCCGCGGGCAGCGTTTGGGTCTACCGTGCCATCCCGCCCGGTTCGCATGGCGTTCATGTTCGTCCCCAATGGAATCAACATGGATCACTGGCGGCCAGCGGCACCCGGCCGCCTTGGCGAACTTCCGAGCACCCTGACTTCGCTCAACGGCTTGAAAAGCGAATTCAGCGTGATCAGCGGGCTGAGCCAAATGAAGGCCTTTGCCAACGGCGACGGTCCTGGCGACCACGCCCGGTCGGCCGCCACTTGGCTGACCGGTGTCCAGGCCCGGAAAACCGCCGGCACCGACATCCAATGCGGGATTTCGGTTGACCAAGTTGCGGCGAATGAGCTGGGCAAGCTGACCAAATTCGCCAGCTTGGAATTGGGCTGCGAGCGCGGCGCCCTCGCCGGCAATTGCGACTCCGGCTACTCCTGCGCCTATTCGAGCGCGATTTCTTGGCGGTCGGAAAATACTCCCAACTCCAAAGAAGCCAACCCACGCGTCCTGTTTGAGCGGCTGTTCGGGTCGCCGGACGACATCGAAACGGCGGAAGCTAGGGCCAAGCGCCAAAAATATGACCTCTCCATTCTCGACTTTGTCAGTCAGGATGCCGAAGCCCTCCACAAAAAGCTGGGCACGCGCGACCAACAAAAGGTCGAGGAGTATTTCAGTTCCATCCGGGATATCGAAGCCCGCCTGAAGAACTACGAATCCCAGGCCAAACAAATGAATCTGGATGGGTTGCAGGTTCCCCGCGGCACGCCCCAAGACCGGGGCGAGCACATCCGGCTGATGGGCGACATGATGGTTCTAGCCTTCCAGGCCGACCTGACCCGGATTTCGACCTTCATGTTTGCCAACGAAGGCAGCAACCGCGCCTACAAGGAACTCGGAATCGCTGATGGACACCACGACATCAGCCACCACGGGAATGCCGAGGACAAGCTGGCGAAGAAAGCCCAAATCGATCGGTACCACTTGGATCAATTCGCATACATCCTGGACCGCATGTCAAAAATCGACGACGGCAACGGAACCCTGCTGGACAACTCGCTGATCTTGTTTGGCGGGGGGATCAGCGACGGCAACCGGCACAACCACGACGACCTCCCCCTGATCTTGGCGGGGCGCGGCGGCGGCGGCGTGCCCGTGGGCCAGCACTTGGTTTACAACAACCGAACCCCTCTCACCAATCTGTTCTTGAACATGCTGGACAAAGTGGGAGTCCGCATGGACCACCTTGGAGATTCAACCGGGAAACTCCAAGGTCTGTTCTAA
- a CDS encoding SIS domain-containing protein, protein MVLEELMQAQAALANLITDEAALSKIEQGIGMVADCLRSGGRVWSAGNGGSMCDAMHFAEELSGRYRHDRPALAAIAFSDPGYLTCVGNDYGFEHVYSRAVQAHCKPGDVLVLFSTSGSSKNILAAAEAAKAAGVTVLGLTGKADSPLAARCDLCLATPGGQYADRVQELHIKVVHILIAGVERLLFNT, encoded by the coding sequence ATGGTGTTGGAGGAACTGATGCAAGCTCAAGCGGCCCTTGCAAACCTGATCACTGACGAGGCTGCGCTTTCCAAAATCGAACAAGGGATCGGCATGGTGGCCGACTGCCTGCGGTCGGGCGGCCGAGTCTGGTCGGCAGGGAACGGCGGTTCCATGTGCGACGCCATGCACTTTGCCGAAGAACTCAGCGGGCGGTACCGGCACGACCGCCCCGCCCTGGCCGCCATTGCCTTTTCTGATCCCGGCTACCTCACCTGTGTCGGCAACGACTATGGATTCGAACACGTTTACAGCCGGGCCGTGCAGGCGCACTGCAAACCGGGCGACGTGCTCGTCTTGTTCTCCACCAGCGGTTCGAGCAAAAACATCTTGGCCGCCGCCGAAGCCGCCAAGGCCGCCGGCGTCACCGTCCTTGGACTCACCGGCAAGGCAGATAGCCCGTTGGCGGCACGGTGCGACCTTTGCCTTGCCACGCCCGGTGGACAATACGCCGACCGGGTCCAAGAACTCCATATCAAGGTCGTCCACATCCTCATTGCCGGTGTGGAACGTCTGTTGTTCAACACATGA
- a CDS encoding HEAT repeat domain-containing protein, with protein sequence MVPRALMAVLALSLVGMAAAQLDEREVRGLEDALYLANFRLDDLKSDRSPFRTMALSDWIRDGMGDPMGFSGKLMHCHRLGISRDWKQVFAEVVTPATGIPLSDPIPAVPPGETSNCPEELLAAIRPLAETLVSADAAIRKAVSALTPSEQRQLIESLSALAPDDRSIAISYVQGPVLPIEGCQELLKKVDLGLICRAGLSVLSAAQEASAKLKAGKWDMTGKNRYTIAGLPVVVGGVGPDSHGERDARITIDLGGDDSYSGRHGAGVGYTSVLIDLGGNDTYRVPDLSVGAGVLGVGIAIDEGGDDRFEGQNVNFGSGIAGVGVLLKSAGNDYYRMSSVGEGFGMFGLGILSDSGGDDLYKIGVMGQGVGRSQGLGWLVDGKGDDLYQAGGLILNSPLFDDVYYSEAQGFGMGFRDDAGGVPGGVGLLTDGAGNDNYLGETYCQAASYWFSLGSLYDAGGHDNYRAYHYAQSSAMHLTSAYLFDLSGDDGYLTQFGAAQGIGHDYGLAFFLDRSGNDVYAARDARPGTGVSNGIGIFVDSGGIDRYSGEPGFAQAARSMMSLGVFVDLDGDDLYPGGMSNGAAVVAPQTAIRSDEPTTQRPGPSEAPAPPPAPGSIPKPADSEIAKLYETATGWRVGSSQKAVDDSVNQLIGIGLPAFEWMVANRLASVDRLAVRAWARIVNGIGIDAVAALGRKALGGNDKELEAVIRIGAEGNIADIAAILPRVIKEKPALRDLAIRAAGTLKARGCVDAILPTLFQADPITQRTAMAALAEIGDPSSVGTAANYVDSPDPFVKDAAIRLVLTSPQQAEALGKVLISEADERKARTGVVIMSRLNMFNSLDVVGAALSDPRPGVRITALLELNGRCPEQYREAFVALVKDPLPNVARVAKQVRP encoded by the coding sequence ATGGTGCCTCGAGCCCTGATGGCCGTTCTCGCGCTAAGCCTTGTCGGCATGGCGGCTGCCCAATTGGACGAACGGGAGGTTCGCGGGCTTGAAGACGCCCTCTATCTTGCCAATTTTCGGTTGGACGACCTCAAAAGCGACCGGTCTCCTTTCCGGACCATGGCACTCAGCGATTGGATCCGCGACGGGATGGGCGACCCAATGGGATTCAGCGGCAAGCTCATGCACTGCCACCGCCTCGGGATCTCGCGGGATTGGAAGCAGGTGTTTGCCGAGGTTGTCACCCCGGCGACGGGAATCCCCCTGAGCGACCCGATCCCTGCCGTGCCCCCGGGCGAAACCAGCAATTGCCCTGAAGAACTACTGGCCGCCATCCGGCCACTTGCCGAAACCTTGGTCTCAGCCGATGCGGCCATCCGAAAAGCGGTTTCTGCCCTGACCCCATCAGAGCAACGCCAACTCATCGAGAGCCTTTCGGCGCTCGCGCCTGATGACCGCTCCATCGCAATTTCCTATGTCCAAGGGCCCGTCCTGCCGATCGAGGGTTGCCAGGAACTCTTGAAAAAAGTCGACCTGGGCCTGATTTGCCGGGCGGGGCTCTCGGTGCTTTCCGCCGCACAAGAGGCATCGGCCAAATTAAAGGCGGGTAAGTGGGACATGACCGGGAAGAACCGATACACCATCGCCGGTCTGCCGGTTGTCGTGGGCGGGGTGGGACCCGATTCCCACGGTGAGCGAGACGCGCGGATCACCATCGACCTCGGCGGGGACGATTCCTACTCTGGTCGGCATGGTGCAGGGGTGGGGTACACGTCGGTGCTCATCGACCTGGGTGGCAACGACACTTACCGCGTTCCCGACCTCAGCGTCGGGGCTGGGGTTTTGGGAGTCGGCATTGCCATCGATGAAGGTGGTGACGATAGGTTTGAAGGTCAGAACGTCAACTTTGGGTCTGGGATTGCCGGGGTTGGGGTTTTGTTAAAGTCTGCAGGCAACGACTACTACCGGATGTCATCGGTCGGTGAGGGTTTTGGCATGTTCGGCCTGGGCATCCTTTCCGATTCCGGCGGAGACGATTTGTATAAGATCGGCGTGATGGGCCAAGGGGTGGGACGAAGCCAGGGGCTCGGGTGGTTGGTTGACGGAAAAGGCGACGACTTGTACCAGGCCGGGGGCCTCATCTTGAACTCCCCCTTGTTCGACGATGTCTACTATTCGGAGGCCCAAGGCTTTGGGATGGGGTTCCGGGACGATGCGGGGGGCGTGCCGGGCGGTGTCGGTCTGCTCACAGATGGCGCAGGAAATGACAACTATCTGGGGGAAACTTATTGCCAGGCGGCCAGCTACTGGTTTTCGCTGGGTTCGCTCTACGATGCCGGAGGGCATGACAACTATCGCGCCTACCACTATGCCCAATCGAGCGCGATGCATTTGACAAGCGCCTACCTATTCGACTTGTCTGGGGATGACGGCTACCTGACCCAGTTCGGCGCGGCCCAAGGGATTGGGCACGACTACGGTTTGGCCTTTTTCCTCGATCGGTCTGGCAATGATGTCTACGCCGCCCGCGATGCCCGGCCAGGTACCGGGGTGAGCAACGGGATCGGGATCTTTGTCGATTCCGGCGGGATCGACCGGTATTCCGGGGAGCCCGGGTTTGCCCAGGCGGCTCGGTCGATGATGTCGCTCGGCGTGTTCGTCGACCTTGATGGCGACGACCTGTATCCCGGTGGTATGTCCAATGGGGCGGCCGTCGTTGCCCCCCAAACCGCGATCAGAAGCGACGAGCCCACAACCCAAAGGCCAGGGCCATCGGAGGCACCGGCGCCGCCACCTGCCCCCGGATCCATTCCCAAACCGGCGGACTCGGAAATTGCAAAACTCTATGAAACCGCAACCGGATGGCGTGTCGGCTCATCGCAAAAGGCGGTGGACGACTCTGTCAACCAATTGATCGGGATCGGGCTTCCCGCCTTTGAATGGATGGTGGCCAATCGGCTTGCCTCTGTCGACCGCTTGGCTGTCCGCGCTTGGGCCCGAATCGTCAATGGGATTGGAATCGACGCCGTGGCTGCGCTCGGGCGGAAAGCATTGGGCGGCAACGATAAGGAACTCGAAGCCGTGATCAGGATCGGGGCTGAAGGCAACATCGCCGATATCGCCGCAATCCTCCCGCGGGTCATCAAAGAAAAGCCGGCTCTGCGCGACCTTGCCATCCGGGCGGCCGGAACCCTCAAAGCCCGGGGCTGCGTCGATGCCATCCTGCCTACGCTCTTCCAGGCCGACCCCATCACCCAACGGACCGCCATGGCCGCTCTCGCAGAAATCGGTGACCCCAGTTCGGTCGGGACGGCGGCAAACTATGTGGATTCCCCCGACCCCTTTGTCAAGGATGCGGCCATCCGGTTGGTGTTGACCAGTCCGCAACAGGCCGAGGCCTTGGGGAAGGTTTTGATTTCCGAGGCCGATGAGCGCAAAGCCCGGACAGGCGTCGTCATCATGAGCCGCCTCAATATGTTTAACAGCCTTGATGTCGTCGGGGCGGCCCTCAGCGACCCCCGCCCCGGAGTCCGCATCACCGCGCTCTTGGAACTCAATGGCAGGTGTCCGGAACAGTATCGGGAAGCGTTTGTCGCTCTCGTCAAAGACCCGCTGCCCAACGTGGCCCGGGTCGCCAAACAGGTTCGACCATGA
- a CDS encoding VanZ family protein, which produces MDNGNLRWWAAGAFALLAVLQSAKWGSMGLQIQAPLLLILVLGLVVAGFRESLPFRNHALFVFAYGAIFLLLWAVGHPMVELVPGRTWLVTVAGLAVLAGVLVWNLRGQQGMVWLLALVLATGFGLFIAYASGPKGATPWLQDFYLRLFGLPASEWQTAQNYVVATRKSLHFIGYGTTALATAHVALRVSGNLSRSVLFAYLWALPIAVFDEYQQRFSPGTRTGQVADVVLDFCGMSAFLFVFWLANRRPKNAG; this is translated from the coding sequence GTGGATAACGGCAACCTACGGTGGTGGGCGGCAGGGGCGTTTGCCCTGCTCGCCGTTTTGCAGTCGGCCAAATGGGGATCGATGGGCCTGCAAATCCAGGCCCCGCTGTTGTTGATCCTGGTGCTCGGCCTGGTCGTGGCCGGGTTCCGCGAAAGCCTTCCGTTCCGCAACCATGCCCTGTTTGTATTTGCCTATGGCGCCATCTTTTTGCTTTTGTGGGCGGTGGGGCATCCTATGGTCGAACTGGTGCCTGGGCGCACCTGGTTGGTGACGGTCGCCGGATTGGCGGTTTTGGCCGGCGTGTTAGTGTGGAACCTCCGGGGCCAGCAAGGGATGGTTTGGCTCCTGGCCCTGGTCTTGGCGACCGGATTCGGGCTGTTCATCGCCTATGCCAGCGGCCCAAAAGGGGCAACCCCTTGGCTCCAAGACTTCTACTTGCGACTGTTCGGACTGCCGGCCAGCGAGTGGCAGACCGCACAAAACTACGTCGTCGCGACGAGGAAGTCGCTCCACTTCATAGGATACGGGACGACCGCGCTGGCCACCGCCCACGTGGCCCTGAGGGTTTCGGGCAACTTGTCCAGGTCGGTGTTGTTCGCCTACCTGTGGGCTTTGCCAATCGCGGTCTTTGATGAATACCAACAACGGTTCTCGCCGGGCACACGCACCGGCCAAGTTGCGGATGTCGTCTTGGATTTTTGTGGCATGAGTGCGTTTTTGTTCGTGTTTTGGCTGGCCAACCGGAGACCCAAAAATGCCGGCTAA
- the surE gene encoding 5'/3'-nucleotidase SurE produces the protein MRILVTNDDGIHAEGIAVLARVAKQFGEVAVCAPDREKSACGHGMTLHDPLRVRPHEVEGCRGYVVNGLPVDCVNIGLAEAFPDGCDLVLSGINNGPNLGFDITYSGTVAGAMEGCINGIASIALSMAVFVSGAPLHYETGEAWLNENLGCLIPLAPKSGSFLNVNIPAIAFEEIEGVRVCGMGKRVYEERVERRDDPWGRPYYWQGGVAVMDGSEPGTDVDAIRNHYVSVTPVSLDWTDHAALGSLAEALSGPSPLHGR, from the coding sequence GTGCGAATCTTGGTGACCAACGACGACGGCATCCACGCGGAAGGGATCGCCGTGTTGGCGAGGGTAGCCAAGCAGTTTGGCGAGGTCGCCGTTTGCGCTCCAGACCGCGAAAAAAGCGCCTGCGGCCACGGCATGACGCTCCACGACCCGTTGCGGGTACGGCCCCACGAAGTCGAAGGATGCCGCGGCTATGTGGTTAACGGATTGCCGGTGGATTGCGTCAACATCGGTTTGGCCGAGGCATTCCCTGATGGGTGCGACCTTGTGCTGAGCGGGATCAACAATGGGCCGAACCTCGGGTTCGACATCACTTATTCCGGGACGGTGGCCGGAGCCATGGAAGGGTGCATCAATGGGATCGCCAGCATCGCCCTCAGCATGGCGGTTTTTGTCAGCGGCGCGCCGCTCCACTATGAAACCGGCGAAGCGTGGCTCAATGAAAACCTCGGCTGCCTGATCCCGCTGGCCCCGAAATCGGGCAGCTTTTTGAATGTGAACATCCCGGCCATCGCCTTTGAAGAAATCGAAGGGGTGCGGGTCTGCGGAATGGGGAAACGAGTCTATGAAGAGCGTGTGGAACGCCGCGACGACCCTTGGGGCCGGCCCTACTATTGGCAAGGTGGGGTTGCGGTCATGGACGGTTCTGAGCCGGGGACAGACGTCGACGCCATCCGCAACCACTACGTGTCGGTGACCCCAGTGTCTTTGGATTGGACTGACCACGCGGCACTCGGCTCCTTGGCGGAGGCGCTATCCGGGCCCTCGCCCCTCCATGGCAGGTGA
- a CDS encoding 2Fe-2S iron-sulfur cluster binding domain-containing protein: MTFEGQLLQTLSGETVLEVLLRHHIPIGYSCLAGECLSCTVRCVAGSPPPESQEGLTNRMVRLGHFKACQCPADKVDQVARACG; this comes from the coding sequence ATGACGTTTGAAGGGCAGCTGTTGCAAACGCTTTCGGGAGAGACCGTGCTCGAAGTTCTGCTGCGCCACCATATTCCGATTGGCTATTCCTGTCTGGCCGGTGAGTGTTTGAGTTGCACTGTCCGATGCGTTGCCGGGTCTCCACCACCAGAATCGCAAGAGGGCCTGACAAACCGGATGGTGCGGCTCGGGCATTTTAAGGCATGCCAATGCCCCGCCGACAAGGTGGATCAAGTCGCGCGGGCTTGCGGCTAA